The stretch of DNA TGGGGGCTCTGATCTGCGACAAACATATAAATTGACTCACCGTCATTTTTGGTCCTGAAAATATTAAGAATAACCTCATTGGCTTCCAGAGCCTGGTTTCCGAATTTATTACGGACCTTTTTCATTTGGTTTTCCCAAAAATCACTGTTTACTTTTCTGTATACGGGGTGACAGTTCTTTTGAGGGACAATTCTAGCCAAAGCATTAATCCATTCCCAGTTGAATACATGTCCTGCAAGTAGGATAATGTTCTTCCCTTCAGCCTTTGCTTCATGGAACAGCTCCTGGTTGATATGCTGCATCCGAACCCTGGCCTCAGTTTCAGAAATACTGAATGACTTTACGGTTTCCACTAAATAATCGGAAAAATTCAGGTAGAATTTTTTTCTTATTTCTTGTATCTCTTCTTCAGATTTATCCGGAAAAGAGTTTTTGATATTCTGAGTGATTACTTTTTTTCTATAACCTACGAGGTTATAGTTTAGAAAAAAAATAATATCCGAAAAAATATATAATATTTTTAACGGGAGCTTAGATATCAGGTATAGTATTTTTATCAGAAAATTCATAAAACAGGCAAATTTAGTGATAATAAAAATATGGTTCTATTTTTGCTGCTAATAAGTATTATTTTTTTACTTTTATGCTATGAAAAAATTGTCAATAACAGCTTTCCTGATGCTAAGTACTCTTATTTTTTCTCAGGAAACAAAAATAACTCCTGATGTTAAGGATTCAAGAGATAAAGCGTTGTTGGTAAAGGCTGACCATGCAGAATTGGAGGCTAAGAAGAAAGCCGCTGAAGAAAAAGCCAAATTACCTAAACCTTATAATCCTAAAGCTGATGCCCAGAAAGATATCGAGAAACTGATTGCACAAGCTAAGAAGGAAAATAAAAATATCATGATTCAGGCTGGTGGAAACTGGTGTATCTGGTGTCTTAGGTTTATTCAGTTTGTACAGACTACCCCTGAACTGAAGCAGATTGTTGATAAAAACTATCTGTATTATCATCTTAATTATTCTCCTGATAATAAGAATGATAAAGTTTTTGCAAAATATATTAATATAAAGGAGCAACAGTTTTACCCATTCTTTATAATATTGGATAGTAATGGAAAGAAAATCCATATTCAACAAAGTGAAGTATTAGAAGATGGGAAAGGGTATAGTAAAGAAAAAGTAAAAGAATTTTTAGAAAAAGGAAAAGTTCTTTAAAATAAAAAAGCTCTTTTTAATGAGTTAAAAAGAGCTTTTTTATTTTTTAATCGCATGTTGAAACATGCATAGAGCCTCCTCTTCCGTTAGCGTCATAACAAGCGGCGCCTCCTTCATATTGGACACATGAAGTACAAGAGCTTACATAAACTATGGAGCCATCAGAACATGATGCTGCACAAGACTTTCCTCCGATGATTATTCGTAAATTTTCTCGGGATAATTTTTTTAAATTTTTCATAATTATGGTGTTTAACGTTCACCAATAAATATATACAAAATTGTCTAAAATTATCTGATTTGTAATTGTTTACATTAATTTTCTTATCCAGCTTAATTTTTTATCAGAATAAGGTGGGTATTTAATATTAGGTTCACCCCAGGTTATTTTTTCAAGAATGGATTTGGAATGTGAAAAGGTTTCAAACCCATAAACTCCATGGTAATTTCCTATACCCGAGTTTCCAACACCACCAAAAGGCAGGTGATCGTTGCTTAAGTGCATGACAACATCATTGATACATCCACCACCAAATGAAATCTTCTGGATGAACATTTGTTTTTCTTCAGAATTATTACTGAATAAATAGGCAGAAAGAGGTTTTTCTAAGTTGGTAATGGTTGTCAATACCTGATTAAAATGGGTAAAAGAAAGAACGGGTAAAATGGGACCGAAAATTTCTTCTTGCATCACATCATCCTGCCAGCCAATACCAGTCAAAAGGGTAGGTTCAATAAATAGTTTCTCTTCATTATAATGTCCTCCGAAATAAACTTTTTCCTGATCAATCAGCTTGATAAGACGGTGAAAATTTTTTAAATTAATAATTCTTGTATACTGTTCGGAATCCGGTTCATAGCTGAACTCTTTAATATATTTTCTAAGCATTTCCAGAAATTGTTCCTGAACAGATTCTTCTACCATCAGATAATCCGGAGCTACACATGTTTGTCCGGCATTCAGGAATTTTCCCCATACGATTCTTTTGGCAGCTACTTCTAGATCAGCATCTTTAGTTACAATAACAGGTGATTTTCCACCCAATTCAAGGGTTACCGGAGTTAAGTGTTCTGCTGCTGCTTTATAAACGATTTTACCCACTTTTGTGCTACCGGTAAAAAATATTTTATCGAATTGTAATTTTAAAAGTTCAGTTGTTTCATCAATTCCACCTTCATAGACGTATGCATACTCAGAAGGGAAATTATTGTTAATGAGATCAGCCATGATCTTCATTGTATTGGCGGCGATTTCGCTAGGTTTTAAAATACAGCAGTTTCCGGCAGCTAAAGCTGCTATCATGGGAGAGAGTGAAAGTTGATATGGATAATTCCAGGCGCCGATTACGAGAACGCAGCCCAAAGGCTCCGGATAGATTCTGCTTTTTCCTAACTGGTTGGCAAGATTGGTTGAAACTCTTTTAGGCTTTGAAAGAGC from Chryseobacterium piperi encodes:
- a CDS encoding lysophospholipid acyltransferase family protein, with amino-acid sequence MNFLIKILYLISKLPLKILYIFSDIIFFLNYNLVGYRKKVITQNIKNSFPDKSEEEIQEIRKKFYLNFSDYLVETVKSFSISETEARVRMQHINQELFHEAKAEGKNIILLAGHVFNWEWINALARIVPQKNCHPVYRKVNSDFWENQMKKVRNKFGNQALEANEVILNIFRTKNDGESIYMFVADQSPHVSHVNYGLNFLNQKTPVFIGYDKLATRMDLAFIYCEMKKVKRGFYQVNYHRIYPDGEKFVEHEVVKKFHKLLENTLHKRPDNYLWSHRRWKYQDSIKTFDSEKI
- a CDS encoding thioredoxin family protein — protein: MKKLSITAFLMLSTLIFSQETKITPDVKDSRDKALLVKADHAELEAKKKAAEEKAKLPKPYNPKADAQKDIEKLIAQAKKENKNIMIQAGGNWCIWCLRFIQFVQTTPELKQIVDKNYLYYHLNYSPDNKNDKVFAKYINIKEQQFYPFFIILDSNGKKIHIQQSEVLEDGKGYSKEKVKEFLEKGKVL
- a CDS encoding bacteriocin-like protein, with product MKNLKKLSRENLRIIIGGKSCAASCSDGSIVYVSSCTSCVQYEGGAACYDANGRGGSMHVSTCD
- a CDS encoding aldehyde dehydrogenase, whose amino-acid sequence is MEIQEIAASQKEFFKTQKTKSLKFRKIYLEKLKGLLIQNENLLYEAINKDFGKSRFDTFTTELSFVLKDIDYYLKNMKALSKPKRVSTNLANQLGKSRIYPEPLGCVLVIGAWNYPYQLSLSPMIAALAAGNCCILKPSEIAANTMKIMADLINNNFPSEYAYVYEGGIDETTELLKLQFDKIFFTGSTKVGKIVYKAAAEHLTPVTLELGGKSPVIVTKDADLEVAAKRIVWGKFLNAGQTCVAPDYLMVEESVQEQFLEMLRKYIKEFSYEPDSEQYTRIINLKNFHRLIKLIDQEKVYFGGHYNEEKLFIEPTLLTGIGWQDDVMQEEIFGPILPVLSFTHFNQVLTTITNLEKPLSAYLFSNNSEEKQMFIQKISFGGGCINDVVMHLSNDHLPFGGVGNSGIGNYHGVYGFETFSHSKSILEKITWGEPNIKYPPYSDKKLSWIRKLM